A single Chryseobacterium sp. DNA region contains:
- a CDS encoding cytochrome C551, with protein sequence MKKFLLTAIGIGILAVSCGTKESTMSTSNSDSAAVDRVQKNIPPTATDTMTTKMTNPDSIKMKKDSLSPVK encoded by the coding sequence ATGAAAAAGTTTTTGTTAACAGCCATCGGAATTGGAATACTTGCGGTGAGCTGTGGGACCAAAGAATCAACAATGTCAACGAGTAACAGTGATTCAGCAGCTGTAGACCGTGTGCAAAAAAACATACCGCCTACAGCTACTGATACTATGACTACCAAAATGACAAATCCTGATAGTATCAAGATGAAAAAAGATTCTTTATCTCCCGTAAAATAA
- the pruA gene encoding L-glutamate gamma-semialdehyde dehydrogenase: MSKAISQVPLAVNEPVNSYEPGSPEVKSLIAMYKKMWAEKVEIPMIINGKEVKTDKKVQLQSPQDHAHDFGFYYQGGMQHVDDAINAALAAKKEWNELGWEQRAAIFLKAADLLAGPYRDVINAATMIGQSKNVHQAEIDSACEFIDFLRFNVEFMTEMYAEQPVSDNGIWNRVEYRPLEGFCFAVTPFNFTAISGNLPTCMAMLGNVVVWKPSDKQVYSAKVIMDVLTEAGLPAGVINMIFTDGKETAEKVLAHPDFAGLHFTGSTKVFQGMWKMIGDNIHNYRTYPRIVGETGGKDFVIAHPSANVEAVATALVRGAFEYQGQKCSAASRAYVPKSLWADVKKVMEAQMSTIKIGSPEDTSNFVNAVIDKNSFEKCKGYIDRANASGEATVAIGGKCDDSKGWFVHPTVIETTNPQYESMVEEIFGPILSVYVYEDQDWKETLKVVDSSSPYSLTGSVFSQDRYAINEAFKALENASGNFYINDKPTGAVVGQQPFGGGRASGTNDKAGSKMNLLRWTSVRSVKETFVSPKDYKYPYLG, translated from the coding sequence ATGTCAAAAGCAATTTCGCAAGTACCATTAGCGGTAAATGAGCCGGTAAATTCATATGAACCGGGATCTCCAGAAGTTAAAAGCCTTATCGCCATGTATAAAAAAATGTGGGCTGAAAAGGTAGAAATTCCAATGATCATCAACGGAAAAGAAGTAAAAACTGACAAAAAAGTACAGCTTCAGTCTCCACAGGATCATGCTCATGACTTCGGATTTTACTATCAGGGTGGTATGCAGCATGTGGATGACGCTATCAACGCGGCATTGGCAGCTAAAAAAGAATGGAATGAACTGGGCTGGGAACAGCGTGCAGCAATTTTCTTAAAGGCAGCCGATCTTTTGGCTGGGCCTTACAGGGATGTTATCAATGCAGCAACCATGATCGGACAGTCTAAAAATGTACACCAGGCTGAAATTGACTCTGCCTGTGAGTTCATCGATTTCTTAAGATTCAACGTAGAATTCATGACTGAAATGTATGCTGAGCAGCCGGTTTCTGATAATGGAATCTGGAACCGTGTAGAATACAGACCATTGGAAGGATTCTGCTTTGCAGTAACACCGTTCAACTTCACCGCAATTTCAGGAAACCTTCCTACTTGTATGGCAATGCTTGGAAACGTAGTGGTATGGAAGCCTTCGGATAAGCAGGTTTATTCTGCAAAAGTAATTATGGATGTATTGACAGAAGCAGGTCTTCCTGCAGGGGTCATCAACATGATCTTTACAGACGGAAAAGAAACGGCTGAAAAAGTATTGGCACACCCTGACTTTGCAGGATTACACTTCACTGGTTCTACAAAAGTATTCCAGGGAATGTGGAAAATGATCGGTGACAATATCCACAACTACAGAACTTATCCAAGAATCGTTGGAGAAACTGGTGGTAAAGACTTTGTAATTGCCCACCCGTCTGCCAACGTAGAGGCTGTAGCAACTGCTTTGGTAAGAGGTGCTTTTGAATATCAGGGTCAAAAATGTTCTGCAGCTTCAAGAGCTTATGTTCCTAAATCCCTTTGGGCAGATGTGAAAAAAGTAATGGAAGCTCAGATGAGTACAATCAAAATCGGTTCTCCTGAAGATACCTCTAATTTTGTAAATGCTGTAATCGATAAAAATTCTTTCGAAAAATGTAAAGGATATATTGACAGAGCGAATGCTTCCGGTGAAGCTACTGTAGCAATCGGTGGGAAATGTGACGATTCTAAAGGATGGTTTGTACATCCAACGGTAATCGAAACGACCAATCCTCAATACGAAAGTATGGTTGAAGAAATCTTCGGACCTATCTTATCAGTATATGTTTATGAAGATCAGGATTGGAAAGAGACTCTTAAAGTAGTAGATTCTTCATCTCCTTATTCATTGACAGGTTCTGTATTCTCACAAGACCGTTATGCAATCAATGAAGCTTTCAAAGCGTTGGAAAATGCTTCAGGTAACTTCTACATCAACGACAAACCAACTGGTGCCGTAGTAGGGCAACAGCCTTTCGGCGGAGGTAGAGCTTCAGGAACTAATGATAAAGCAGGTTCTAAAATGAATCTTCTGAGATGGACATCTGTAAGAAGCGTAAAAGAAACTTTTGTTTCTCCAAAAGATTACAAATATCCATATTTAGGATAA